In one Castor canadensis chromosome 15, mCasCan1.hap1v2, whole genome shotgun sequence genomic region, the following are encoded:
- the Cfdp1 gene encoding craniofacial development protein 1 isoform X5, which produces MEEFDSEDFSTSEEDEDYVPSGGEYSEDDVNELVKEDEVDGEEQTQKTKGKKRKAQSILARKRKQSGLLLEEEEEETRAESGGTSSEEEDEAEEQEKGIGSEVARKKKEDELWASFLNDVGPKSKVPQSTQVKTGEETEELSSSKLLVKAEELEKPKETEKVKITKVFDFAGEEVSRVTKEVDATSREAKSFLRQDEKERPQANAPSAVPPLPAGPGMTFKAGASQEASIVMIRLWKKQGPEELSCSGVSKWTHFISVNIRICCRTHMRGMESLFK; this is translated from the exons GTGGAGAGTACAGTGAAGATGATGTAAATGAATTAGTGAAGGAAGACGAAGTAGATGGTGAAGAACAGACCCAgaaaaccaaagggaaaaaaagaaaggctcaGAGCATTCTGGCCAG GAAGAGGAAGCAAAGTGGCCTCTTGttagaagaagaggaggaggagaccaGGGCTGAATCTGGAGGGACTAGCAGTGAGGAGGAAGATGAAGCAGAAGAGCAGGAGAAAGGCATTGGATCAGAAGTtgcaaggaaaaagaaggaggatgAACTCTGGGCCAGCTTCCTCAATGATGTGGGACCAAAATCAAAAGTGCCCCAAAGTACACAAGTTAAG ACAGGAGAGGAGACTGAAGAGTTGAGTTCAAGTAAATTGTTGGTCAAAGCAGAAGAGCTAGAAAAacctaaagaaacagaaaaagttaaaatcacCAAGGTGTTTGATTTTGCAGGTGAAGAAGTGAG CAGGGTGACTAAGGAAGTGGACGCTACATCTAGAGAAGCCAAATCCTTCCTCAGGCAAGATGAGAAAGAAAGGCCACAGGCGAACGCCCCCTCAGCTGTGCCACCACTCCCTGCTGGGCCAGG AATGACCTTCAAGGCTGGTGCATCTCAAGAAGCTTCTATCGTTATGATCAGGCTTTGGAAGAAGCAGGGCCCAGAGGAATTGAGCTGTTCTGGTGTGTCAAAGTGGACTCATTTTATCAGTGTAAACATTAGGATCTGTTGCAGAACCCACATGCGGGGGATGGAAAGCCTTTTCAAGTGA
- the Cfdp1 gene encoding craniofacial development protein 1 isoform X6 → MEEFDSEDFSTSEEDEDYVPSGGEYSEDDVNELVKEDEVDGEEQTQKTKGKKRKAQSILARKRKQSGLLLEEEEEETRAESGGTSSEEEDEAEEQEKGIGSEVARKKKEDELWASFLNDVGPKSKVPQSTQVKTGEETEELSSSKLLVKAEELEKPKETEKVKITKVFDFAGEEVRVTKEVDATSREAKSFLRQDEKERPQANAPSAVPPLPAGPGMTFKAGASQEASIVMIRLWKKQGPEELSCSGVSKWTHFISVNIRICCRTHMRGMESLFK, encoded by the exons GTGGAGAGTACAGTGAAGATGATGTAAATGAATTAGTGAAGGAAGACGAAGTAGATGGTGAAGAACAGACCCAgaaaaccaaagggaaaaaaagaaaggctcaGAGCATTCTGGCCAG GAAGAGGAAGCAAAGTGGCCTCTTGttagaagaagaggaggaggagaccaGGGCTGAATCTGGAGGGACTAGCAGTGAGGAGGAAGATGAAGCAGAAGAGCAGGAGAAAGGCATTGGATCAGAAGTtgcaaggaaaaagaaggaggatgAACTCTGGGCCAGCTTCCTCAATGATGTGGGACCAAAATCAAAAGTGCCCCAAAGTACACAAGTTAAG ACAGGAGAGGAGACTGAAGAGTTGAGTTCAAGTAAATTGTTGGTCAAAGCAGAAGAGCTAGAAAAacctaaagaaacagaaaaagttaaaatcacCAAGGTGTTTGATTTTGCAGGTGAAGAAGTGAG GGTGACTAAGGAAGTGGACGCTACATCTAGAGAAGCCAAATCCTTCCTCAGGCAAGATGAGAAAGAAAGGCCACAGGCGAACGCCCCCTCAGCTGTGCCACCACTCCCTGCTGGGCCAGG AATGACCTTCAAGGCTGGTGCATCTCAAGAAGCTTCTATCGTTATGATCAGGCTTTGGAAGAAGCAGGGCCCAGAGGAATTGAGCTGTTCTGGTGTGTCAAAGTGGACTCATTTTATCAGTGTAAACATTAGGATCTGTTGCAGAACCCACATGCGGGGGATGGAAAGCCTTTTCAAGTGA